One part of the Thermococcus radiotolerans genome encodes these proteins:
- a CDS encoding phosphatase PAP2 family protein codes for MDEVKFDAKFTALTAGVFIVLILQATGLIYGINEWVNSQLPLVDTPLMNLLTRLGGDIFLALFGAFAVIADWREKGRVSRNTLLFILAVAIGLAAVGALKLIFAEPRPRPGYGTYAFPSGHTFRAAVIAAYGADRWEKYAPAFWAYAVGIALTRLLLHVHWFGDVLFSLFFAPWLYLLLKSLLGGKFE; via the coding sequence ATGGATGAGGTTAAGTTCGACGCCAAATTCACCGCGCTCACGGCCGGAGTTTTCATCGTTCTGATTCTCCAGGCTACAGGTTTAATCTACGGAATAAACGAGTGGGTTAATTCGCAGCTTCCCCTCGTGGATACACCCCTGATGAACCTTCTCACGCGGCTTGGTGGCGACATATTTCTCGCGCTGTTTGGGGCATTTGCCGTAATAGCCGACTGGAGGGAGAAGGGTAGGGTCTCCCGGAACACGCTGCTTTTCATTCTCGCCGTCGCGATTGGTCTCGCTGCCGTTGGGGCACTCAAGCTCATCTTTGCAGAACCTAGGCCGAGGCCGGGCTACGGAACCTACGCCTTCCCCTCGGGCCACACCTTCCGTGCTGCGGTGATAGCGGCCTACGGCGCGGACAGGTGGGAAAAGTATGCCCCAGCCTTCTGGGCGTACGCCGTTGGAATAGCCCTCACGAGGCTCCTCCTCCACGTTCACTGGTTCGGCGACGTGCTCTTCAGCCTTTTCTTTGCCCCCTGGCTCTACTTACTGCTCAAATCACTCCTCGGAGGGAAGTTTGAATGA
- a CDS encoding COG2426 family protein, whose amino-acid sequence MNGFLEVFLLSLIPTFEGRYAIVYGIGMGYPLWETLLAASLGVLLLSLVLPAALPYIDRLMLWLEGTFLRKVAHLYLYYVERVRKKAHPYVEKWGFIGLTIFVAIPLPGTGVWTGALAAYLLAIEKRQTVPALILGGLLSMAITLLPALGLFG is encoded by the coding sequence ATGAACGGCTTCCTTGAGGTGTTCCTCCTCTCGCTGATTCCAACCTTTGAGGGGCGCTATGCGATAGTTTATGGCATCGGCATGGGCTACCCCCTGTGGGAGACGCTTTTGGCCGCTTCCCTTGGTGTCCTGCTCCTCTCGCTGGTTCTTCCGGCGGCCCTTCCCTACATAGACAGGCTGATGCTCTGGCTTGAGGGGACCTTTTTGAGAAAGGTGGCCCACCTCTACCTCTACTACGTCGAGCGCGTGAGGAAGAAGGCCCACCCCTACGTGGAGAAGTGGGGCTTCATCGGGCTGACGATATTCGTGGCGATACCGCTCCCCGGGACGGGCGTCTGGACCGGAGCTCTGGCGGCATACCTGCTCGCCATCGAGAAGAGGCAGACGGTCCCGGCTTTAATCCTCGGCGGGCTTTTGAGCATGGCGATAACGCTGCTGCCGGCTCTGGGGCTGTTTGGATAA